ATGCCGAGTGAAGGCATTGGCGACAGCCTTTGGCAGGCCTGCGTCGACCAGCTCGCGCAGGAACTGTCGGAACAACAGTTCAACACCTGGATCAAGCCGCTGACCGCCAGGGTCGCGGACGATCTTTCGCGGGTCACCGTCTTCGTCGCCAACCGCTTCAAGCTGGACTGGATCCGGGCTCAGTACGCGGGCAAGATTGCAGCCATGGCTGAGAAGCTCTATGGTCAGCCGGTGATCATTGAGTTAGCGCTTGCTCCTCGGGAAATCGTCGCGCGGCCGGTGTCGATGGCCGTGACCGTCGAGACCGATGTGCCTCGCGACGTGGCCGGTCCGGGCGAGGATCCATCCGGTGGCGCCTTCAAGAACAGGCTCAACTCCGGCCTGACCTTCGAGACGCTGGTCGAAGGCACGGCCAACCGGATGGCACGCGCCGCCGCCATGCACGTGGCGGGCATGCCAGGGCATCTCTACAATCCGCTCTTCATCTACGGCGGCGTCGGCCTGGGCAAGACCCACCTGATGCATGCAGTGGGCAACCGCCTGCTCTCCGACCGCCCCGACGCCAAAGTTCTCTACATCCACGCCGAGCAATTCGTGTCGGATGTGGTCAAGGCGTATCAGCGCAAGACATTCGATGAGTTCAAGGAGCGCTATCACTCGCTCGACCTGCTGCTGATCGACGACGTCCAGTTCTTCGCCAACAAGGACCGGACACAGGAAGAATTCTTCAACGCCTTCGAGGCTCTGCTGGCCAAGAAGTCGCACATCGTCATGACGAGCGACACCTACCCAAAGGGGCTGTCGGACATCCACGAACGGCTGGTATCGCGCTTCGATTCCGGGCTCACGGTGGCGATCGAGCCGCCCGAGCTCGAGATGCGCGTGGCAATCCTGATCAACAAGGCGCGCGCCGAGAACGCCGAGATGCCGGAGGAAGTGGCCTTCTTCGTGGCCAAGAACGTGCGTTCCAACGTGCGCGAGCTCGAGGGCGCGCTGCGCAAGATCCTCGCGTACTCGCGCTTCAACCAGAAGGAAATCTCGATAGCCCTGGCACGCGAGGCGCTGCGCGACCTGCTGTCGATCCAGAACCGGCAGATCTCGGTCGAGAACATCCAGAAGACGGTGGCCGACTACTACAAGATCAAGGTCGCCGACATGTACTCGAAGAAGCGGCCGGCGTCGATCGCCCGGCCGCGTCAGAT
Above is a window of Variovorax sp. RA8 DNA encoding:
- the dnaA gene encoding chromosomal replication initiator protein DnaA — translated: MPSEGIGDSLWQACVDQLAQELSEQQFNTWIKPLTARVADDLSRVTVFVANRFKLDWIRAQYAGKIAAMAEKLYGQPVIIELALAPREIVARPVSMAVTVETDVPRDVAGPGEDPSGGAFKNRLNSGLTFETLVEGTANRMARAAAMHVAGMPGHLYNPLFIYGGVGLGKTHLMHAVGNRLLSDRPDAKVLYIHAEQFVSDVVKAYQRKTFDEFKERYHSLDLLLIDDVQFFANKDRTQEEFFNAFEALLAKKSHIVMTSDTYPKGLSDIHERLVSRFDSGLTVAIEPPELEMRVAILINKARAENAEMPEEVAFFVAKNVRSNVRELEGALRKILAYSRFNQKEISIALAREALRDLLSIQNRQISVENIQKTVADYYKIKVADMYSKKRPASIARPRQIAMYLAKELTQKSLPEIGELFGGRDHTTVLHAVRKISGERQQLTELNQQLHVLEQTLKG